One genomic region from Frateuria soli encodes:
- a CDS encoding YybH family protein, protein MKLSRWVVLVLLIVAAPAMGATDDAAAIRQVLTDQQAAWNRGDVETFMRGYKDAPDTTFVGSTVRKGYQAILASYRKHYANKAQMGRLTFSDVDVRLLPCAEGEARYAVVTGRFHLDRSEHGEVAQDDGVYSLLWEKTAGGWKIILDHSS, encoded by the coding sequence ATGAAGCTGTCACGCTGGGTCGTCCTTGTCCTGTTGATCGTCGCTGCGCCCGCGATGGGCGCGACCGACGATGCCGCCGCCATCCGCCAGGTGCTCACCGACCAGCAGGCCGCATGGAACCGCGGCGACGTGGAAACCTTCATGCGCGGCTACAAGGACGCACCGGACACCACCTTCGTGGGCAGCACGGTGCGCAAGGGTTACCAGGCGATCCTGGCCAGCTACCGCAAGCACTACGCGAACAAGGCGCAGATGGGCCGGCTCACGTTCTCGGACGTGGACGTGCGACTGCTGCCGTGTGCGGAGGGCGAGGCGCGCTACGCCGTGGTCACGGGACGCTTCCACCTGGATCGCAGCGAGCATGGCGAGGTCGCGCAGGACGACGGCGTCTATTCGCTGCTCTGGGAGAAGACCGCCGGAGGCTGGAAGATCATCCTGGATCATTCCAGCTAG